A genomic stretch from Thermomonospora umbrina includes:
- a CDS encoding sensor histidine kinase yields the protein MARRFPRVRGTDLGYVSLAAAVGVFFVVASHTDPNAGDLPPLLLDVSVGLVWTVVFLLFRRRLPGTMAAASSVVAIVSATGLGLASVAGLNVAVHRPRRVTAALAAWHILLITAVWRLDDTTSERAYWESLLVVTLLHVVMVSFGMLVRSQRLLVVAAQERARQAEEGQRLRVEEARHHERERLAREMHDVLAHRISLLAVHAGALEYRGNLPPEEARAAGVIRECAHDALEDLREVIGILRESPDDDAERPQPTLGDLAALVAESRRAGEHVTLEHLVPDGPAIPSRVGRHAYRIVQEGLTNARKHAPGAHVRIIVDGRPGDGLTIEIANPLPVGRSTAPAVLPGAGAGLIGLSERVGLVGGRLEHGGTSGGDFRLRAWLPFPG from the coding sequence GTGGCGCGACGATTCCCCCGTGTCCGGGGCACCGACCTCGGTTATGTGTCCCTGGCGGCGGCCGTGGGCGTGTTCTTCGTCGTCGCCTCGCACACCGACCCCAACGCCGGCGATCTGCCGCCGCTCCTCCTCGATGTGTCCGTCGGGCTGGTGTGGACCGTGGTGTTCCTGCTGTTCCGGCGGCGCCTCCCGGGCACGATGGCGGCGGCTTCGAGCGTGGTCGCGATCGTGTCGGCGACGGGGCTCGGCCTCGCCTCGGTCGCCGGGCTGAACGTCGCCGTGCACCGGCCCCGGCGGGTCACCGCCGCGCTGGCCGCCTGGCACATCCTGCTGATCACCGCGGTCTGGCGGCTGGACGACACGACCTCCGAGCGCGCGTACTGGGAGTCCCTGCTCGTCGTCACGCTGCTGCACGTGGTGATGGTCTCCTTCGGGATGCTGGTCCGCTCGCAGCGGCTGCTGGTGGTCGCCGCGCAGGAACGGGCCCGACAGGCGGAGGAGGGCCAGCGGCTGCGCGTCGAGGAGGCCCGCCACCACGAGCGGGAGCGGCTGGCGCGCGAGATGCACGACGTGCTCGCCCACCGGATCTCGCTGCTGGCCGTGCACGCCGGGGCGCTGGAGTACCGGGGCAACCTGCCCCCCGAGGAGGCCCGGGCGGCCGGCGTGATCCGGGAGTGCGCGCACGACGCGCTGGAGGACCTGCGCGAGGTGATCGGCATCCTGCGGGAGTCCCCGGACGACGACGCCGAACGCCCCCAGCCGACCCTCGGGGACCTGGCGGCCCTGGTCGCGGAGTCCCGGCGGGCCGGCGAGCACGTCACGTTGGAGCACCTGGTCCCCGACGGGCCCGCGATCCCGTCCCGGGTCGGCCGGCACGCCTACCGGATCGTCCAGGAGGGGCTCACCAACGCGCGCAAGCACGCGCCGGGGGCGCACGTCCGGATCATCGTGGACGGCCGGCCGGGCGACGGGCTGACCATCGAGATCGCCAATCCCCTGCCGGTGGGGCGCTCCACCGCCCCCGCCGTGCTGCCCGGTGCCGGGGCGGGGCTGATCGGGCTGAGCGAACGGGTGGGTCTGGTGGGCGGGCGGCTGGAGCACGGCGGCACCTCGGGTGGTGACTTCCGGTTGCGGGCGTGGCTACCGTTTCCGGGATGA
- a CDS encoding GPGG-motif small membrane protein, with product MYMLLWLIAVVLVVAGIYVIVARRDLLWGIVLIVVGLLVGPGGVSIFG from the coding sequence TTGTACATGCTGCTCTGGCTGATCGCCGTCGTCCTGGTGGTCGCGGGGATCTATGTCATCGTGGCCCGCCGCGACCTGCTGTGGGGGATCGTGCTGATCGTCGTCGGTCTGCTGGTCGGACCCGGTGGCGTGAGCATCTTCGGATGA
- a CDS encoding ABC transporter ATP-binding protein, with protein MIEVDQLTKRYGDVSAVTDVSFRCEPGTVTGFLGPNGAGKSTTMRMICGLAPPTSGSATVLGVPYRRIANPGRHVGVLLDAAAQHSGRTGRETLSLSAHVLGVDRERAGRMLRDVGLPAAAARRRVGGYSLGMRQRLGIAQALLGDPRVLILDEPANGLDPEGIHWMRTLLRDFADRGGTVLLSSHLLREVEAVADRFVVIAGGRIVAQGDKRELLTAPGGTYVRALDPGPLEEVLAASGLPARRGVDGSLTVDADAEAVGRAAAKAGAVLLELRPAGEGGLEELFLSLTAEPRETAP; from the coding sequence ATGATCGAAGTAGACCAGCTCACCAAACGCTACGGGGACGTCTCCGCCGTCACGGACGTGTCGTTCCGCTGCGAGCCGGGCACCGTCACCGGCTTCCTCGGGCCGAACGGCGCCGGAAAATCCACCACGATGCGGATGATCTGCGGGCTGGCCCCTCCCACGTCGGGCTCGGCCACCGTGCTGGGCGTCCCGTACCGGCGGATCGCCAACCCCGGACGGCACGTCGGGGTGCTGCTCGACGCCGCCGCGCAGCACTCGGGCCGCACCGGCAGGGAGACGCTGTCACTGTCCGCGCACGTCTTGGGCGTCGACCGGGAACGGGCCGGGCGGATGCTGCGGGACGTGGGGCTGCCGGCCGCCGCCGCCCGACGCCGGGTCGGCGGCTACTCGCTGGGCATGCGGCAGCGGCTGGGCATCGCGCAGGCCCTCCTCGGCGACCCCCGCGTGCTGATCCTGGACGAGCCCGCCAACGGCCTGGACCCCGAGGGAATCCACTGGATGCGGACCCTGCTGCGCGACTTCGCCGACCGGGGCGGCACCGTGCTGCTGTCGTCGCACCTGCTCCGCGAGGTCGAGGCCGTCGCCGACCGCTTCGTGGTGATCGCGGGCGGCCGGATCGTCGCGCAGGGCGACAAGCGGGAGCTCCTCACGGCCCCCGGCGGGACGTACGTCCGGGCGCTCGACCCCGGCCCGCTGGAGGAGGTGCTGGCCGCGTCGGGTCTGCCGGCGCGGCGCGGTGTCGACGGCTCGCTGACCGTCGACGCGGACGCCGAGGCCGTGGGCCGCGCCGCCGCCAAGGCGGGCGCCGTCCTGCTGGAGCTGCGGCCCGCCGGAGAGGGCGGGCTGGAGGAGCTGTTCCTGTCCCTGACCGCCGAGCCGAGGGAGACCGCGCCATGA
- a CDS encoding MBL fold metallo-hydrolase, translating to MKVTGTVQHQAWRDKVLPPVEQVRPGLWSFPVPLPDNPLRYVLVYGLELPDGIALVDAGWDTAEAWDALCGGLRTAGYEVTDVRAVLVTHLHPDHYGLAGRIREASGAWVALHPADAGLLRERYRDFEGLISSIGAQMRTHGVPEEEIGPLADASRAILPLVRHTDPELLLEDGEQVPLPGWRLRTVWTPGHSPGHVCFLDTDRRLLLSGDHVLPRITPAIAVHPQQRHNPLADFFDSLDKVRGLDVEEVLPAHEYRFAGLADRVTALAAHHTTRLDEIALLVIAAGDEGATAWDLARRLTWSRPWEQIRPFMRRTAMLETLAHLVMLAAQDRVQAPEGAPGAPVRWRTMRRSPAPAS from the coding sequence GTGAAGGTCACGGGCACGGTGCAGCATCAGGCGTGGCGGGACAAGGTGCTGCCACCGGTCGAGCAGGTCCGGCCGGGCCTGTGGTCGTTCCCGGTCCCGCTGCCGGACAACCCGCTCCGCTACGTGCTGGTGTACGGCCTGGAGCTGCCGGACGGCATCGCCCTGGTGGACGCCGGCTGGGACACCGCCGAGGCGTGGGACGCCCTGTGCGGCGGGCTGCGGACCGCCGGATACGAGGTCACCGACGTCCGGGCGGTGCTGGTCACCCATCTGCATCCCGATCACTACGGCCTGGCCGGACGGATCAGGGAGGCGTCCGGGGCCTGGGTGGCGCTGCACCCGGCCGACGCCGGGCTGCTGCGCGAGCGCTACCGGGACTTCGAGGGGCTGATCTCCTCGATCGGCGCGCAGATGCGGACGCACGGCGTCCCCGAGGAGGAGATCGGGCCGCTCGCCGACGCCTCCCGCGCCATCCTGCCGCTGGTCCGGCACACCGACCCGGAGCTGCTGCTGGAGGACGGAGAGCAGGTGCCGCTGCCGGGCTGGCGGCTGCGGACGGTGTGGACGCCGGGCCACTCGCCGGGTCACGTCTGCTTCCTGGACACCGACCGCAGGCTGCTGCTGTCGGGCGACCACGTGCTGCCCAGGATCACCCCGGCCATCGCCGTGCACCCGCAGCAGCGGCACAACCCGCTGGCCGACTTCTTCGACTCCCTGGACAAGGTCCGCGGCCTGGACGTGGAGGAGGTGCTGCCCGCCCACGAGTACCGCTTCGCCGGCCTCGCCGACCGGGTCACCGCGCTGGCCGCCCATCACACGACCCGGCTCGACGAGATCGCGCTCCTGGTCATCGCGGCCGGCGACGAGGGCGCCACCGCCTGGGACCTGGCCCGCCGGCTGACCTGGTCCAGGCCCTGGGAGCAGATCCGGCCGTTCATGCGGCGCACCGCGATGCTGGAGACGCTCGCGCACCTGGTGATGCTGGCCGCCCAGGATCGCGTCCAGGCCCCGGAGGGCGCGCCGGGCGCGCCGGTCCGCTGGCGGACTATGAGGCGATCGCCCGCTCCGGCGTCGTGA
- the thyX gene encoding FAD-dependent thymidylate synthase, producing the protein MKSVEPEVFLVAKPELDYDEVARYLQDVGGESWLERFDRGDLDRELNDPQNLAEFAGRLCYRSWEPGLNPNVTRVRTDQDQYLQNILRSMHGSVLEHVSFSFVLHNVSRVATHELVRHRPGVAISQESLRFVRLQDIPFWFPEWAREDPELMKRATALLEQMEEFQGWMAARFGLDDEGVPFSEKKHKTSFMRRFAPEGVATGLVWTANVRTLRHTIESRTAPGAEEEIRVLFHRIGELMRREAPALFGDYTVEDGAWMPRWRKV; encoded by the coding sequence GTGAAAAGCGTCGAACCCGAAGTTTTCCTGGTCGCCAAGCCCGAGCTGGACTATGACGAGGTCGCCCGGTACCTCCAGGACGTGGGCGGCGAGAGCTGGCTCGAACGGTTCGACCGCGGTGACCTCGACAGAGAGCTCAACGACCCGCAGAACCTCGCCGAGTTCGCCGGACGGCTGTGCTACCGGTCGTGGGAGCCCGGTCTGAACCCGAACGTCACCCGGGTCCGCACCGACCAGGACCAGTACCTGCAGAACATCCTGCGCAGCATGCACGGCTCGGTGCTCGAGCACGTGAGCTTCAGCTTCGTGCTGCACAACGTCAGCCGGGTGGCCACCCACGAACTCGTGCGTCACCGGCCGGGTGTGGCCATCTCCCAGGAGTCGCTGCGTTTCGTGCGGCTCCAGGACATCCCCTTCTGGTTCCCCGAGTGGGCGCGGGAGGACCCCGAGCTGATGAAGCGGGCCACCGCCCTCCTGGAGCAGATGGAGGAGTTCCAGGGCTGGATGGCGGCCCGCTTCGGCCTCGACGACGAGGGCGTGCCGTTCTCGGAGAAGAAGCACAAGACCTCGTTCATGCGGCGGTTCGCGCCCGAGGGCGTGGCCACCGGTCTCGTCTGGACGGCCAACGTGCGGACGCTGCGCCACACCATCGAGTCCCGCACCGCCCCCGGGGCGGAGGAGGAGATCCGCGTCCTCTTCCACCGGATCGGCGAGCTGATGCGGCGGGAGGCCCCCGCGCTCTTCGGCGACTACACCGTCGAGGACGGCGCGTGGATGCCGCGGTGGCGCAAGGTCTGA
- a CDS encoding ABC transporter permease, whose protein sequence is MTATTFQVDRPTAPSLLTLTVVELRKMVDTRAGRWLLVCVALIGVALVGVVLFAAPRADRTTPLMYSAALSGVAVLLPVLGVLSVTGEWSQRTALTTFTLVPERERVIAAKLLAGAVLAFLCLVVSAVSAWAGRLLGAVLGRTDAGWGVPPSMLATTLLMAVLGVWAGVAFGMLFLNPPLAIVLFFLLPITWAILGETVSALDGAANWLDTARTTEPLSEPGAEMTGRAWARLAVSQSLWLLLPLVLGAGRVIRREVK, encoded by the coding sequence ATGACCGCCACGACGTTTCAGGTCGATCGGCCCACCGCGCCGTCGCTCCTCACGCTGACCGTCGTCGAGCTGCGCAAGATGGTCGACACCCGTGCGGGCCGGTGGCTGCTGGTCTGCGTGGCCCTCATCGGCGTCGCGCTGGTGGGCGTGGTCCTGTTCGCGGCCCCGCGCGCCGATCGGACGACGCCCCTGATGTACAGCGCCGCGCTGAGCGGCGTCGCCGTGCTGCTGCCGGTCCTCGGGGTGCTGTCGGTGACCGGCGAATGGTCTCAACGAACGGCGCTCACCACGTTCACGCTGGTGCCCGAACGCGAACGGGTGATCGCGGCCAAGCTCCTCGCCGGCGCCGTGCTGGCCTTCCTGTGCCTGGTGGTGTCGGCCGTGTCCGCCTGGGCGGGCCGGTTGCTGGGGGCGGTCCTGGGCCGTACCGACGCGGGGTGGGGCGTTCCGCCGTCGATGTTGGCGACCACGCTGCTGATGGCCGTCCTCGGCGTGTGGGCCGGGGTGGCGTTCGGCATGCTGTTCCTGAACCCGCCGCTGGCGATCGTGCTGTTCTTCCTGCTGCCGATCACCTGGGCGATCCTGGGCGAGACCGTCTCCGCGCTCGACGGTGCCGCGAACTGGCTCGACACCGCCCGCACCACGGAGCCCCTCAGCGAACCCGGCGCCGAGATGACCGGCCGGGCCTGGGCCCGGCTGGCCGTCTCACAGAGCCTGTGGCTGCTGCTGCCGCTGGTGCTGGGGGCGGGGCGGGTGATCAGACGGGAGGTGAAGTAG
- a CDS encoding response regulator transcription factor, whose protein sequence is MNTPLRVLIVDDDALVRLGLSMMLAGAEDLEVVGEVADGAEVVGAVNDLRPDVVLMDIRMPRMDGLAATERLRARREPPEVIVLTTFDTDEHILRAMRAGAGGFLLKHTPPAEIVRAIRQVAAGEPMLSPSVLRRMMTYVGDLADAPRDPRRERARRALEDLSPGERSVALLVGEGRSNGDIGRELSMSVATVKAYVSRVLAKLGLNNRVQVALLVHDAALEDGPPG, encoded by the coding sequence ATGAACACCCCCCTACGGGTCCTGATCGTCGACGACGACGCCCTGGTCCGGCTCGGCCTGTCCATGATGCTGGCCGGGGCCGAGGACCTGGAGGTGGTGGGCGAGGTCGCCGACGGCGCCGAGGTCGTCGGCGCGGTCAACGACCTCCGGCCCGACGTGGTGCTGATGGACATCCGGATGCCCCGGATGGACGGGCTGGCCGCCACGGAGCGGCTGCGCGCCCGCCGCGAGCCCCCGGAGGTCATCGTGCTGACGACCTTCGACACCGACGAGCACATCCTGCGGGCGATGCGCGCCGGGGCGGGCGGGTTCCTGCTCAAGCACACCCCTCCCGCCGAGATCGTCCGGGCGATCCGCCAGGTGGCGGCCGGGGAGCCGATGCTGTCCCCCTCGGTGCTGCGGCGGATGATGACCTATGTCGGCGACCTGGCGGACGCGCCCCGCGACCCCCGCCGCGAACGGGCCCGGCGGGCGTTGGAGGACCTCAGCCCGGGCGAGCGCTCGGTGGCGCTGCTGGTCGGCGAGGGCCGTTCCAACGGCGACATCGGCCGCGAACTTTCGATGAGCGTGGCGACCGTCAAGGCGTACGTGTCGCGGGTGCTGGCCAAGCTGGGGCTCAACAACCGGGTGCAGGTGGCGCTGCTGGTGCACGACGCCGCGCTGGAGGACGGCCCGCCGGGCTGA
- a CDS encoding anthranilate synthase component I, giving the protein METDAQRPQTAEYLTAGGVRVLRTATPVDPERKSEVLDTLVASVGERRGGVLSSGMEYPGRYSRWHMAYVDPCVEVVARGRRVAVRALNERGAVVLPAMAAAVRDVGEVVRDEPGAVFEVFVPPAEEFFTEEERSRQPTVFTALRALIDLFRCDDPHLGLYGAFGYDLSLQFEPMRLHHTRPDEQRDLVLHLADELTVVDRKRETSHRMSYEFVLGDATTEGLPRATEPTPVAAAAELPAQPVPGVYAQMVRDAKQKFIDGDLFEVTPGHAMYARCDSPVAFFERLRETNPAPYEFMFNLGEGEYLVGASPEMFVRVSGDRVETCPIAGTIRRGADALEDAEQIRTILVSTKDESELTMCTDVDRNDKARVCVPGSVKVIGRRQIELYSRLIHTVDHIEGRLRPGFDALDAFLTHMWAVTVTGAPKTWAMQFIEEHEDSPRRWYGGAVGCLGFDGSMNTGLTLRTAQIRDGVATVRAGATLLYDSDPDEEERETHLKASALLRALAGDDAPALAADDASGDRPGEGLKVVLVDHEDSFVNTLADYFRQQGAEVVTLRHGFPERLLDELAPDLVVLSPGPGRPEDFATAALLDTLAARDLPVFGVCLGLQAMVEHAGGELALLPEPWHGKPGRVKVAGGRLFEGLPDEFTAARYHSLHATPDRVRGFQVTALLDDVVMAIEDPAARRWAVQFHPESILTARDRAGHRVIANVLRLCREAGV; this is encoded by the coding sequence GTGGAGACCGACGCACAGCGACCGCAGACCGCCGAGTACCTGACCGCCGGGGGCGTGCGGGTGCTCCGGACGGCCACGCCGGTCGATCCCGAACGCAAGTCCGAGGTGCTCGACACGCTCGTGGCCTCGGTGGGGGAGCGGCGCGGCGGCGTCCTGAGCTCCGGCATGGAGTATCCCGGCCGCTACAGCCGCTGGCACATGGCCTACGTCGACCCCTGCGTGGAGGTCGTCGCCCGGGGACGGCGGGTCGCCGTCCGCGCCCTCAACGAGCGCGGCGCGGTGGTGCTGCCCGCGATGGCCGCCGCCGTGCGCGACGTCGGCGAGGTCGTCCGGGACGAGCCCGGCGCGGTGTTCGAGGTGTTCGTGCCGCCCGCCGAGGAGTTCTTCACCGAGGAGGAGCGCAGCCGCCAGCCCACCGTCTTCACCGCGCTGCGCGCCCTGATCGACCTGTTCCGCTGCGACGACCCCCATCTGGGCCTGTACGGCGCGTTCGGGTACGACCTGTCGCTGCAGTTCGAGCCGATGAGGCTGCACCACACCCGCCCCGACGAGCAGCGCGACCTGGTCCTGCACCTGGCCGACGAGCTGACCGTGGTCGACCGCAAGCGGGAGACCTCGCACCGGATGTCGTACGAGTTCGTCCTCGGCGACGCCACCACGGAGGGCCTGCCGCGCGCCACCGAGCCGACCCCGGTCGCGGCCGCCGCCGAGCTGCCGGCACAGCCGGTGCCCGGCGTGTACGCGCAGATGGTCCGGGACGCCAAGCAGAAGTTCATCGACGGCGACCTGTTCGAGGTGACCCCCGGGCACGCCATGTACGCCCGCTGCGACTCCCCGGTGGCCTTCTTCGAACGGCTCCGCGAGACCAACCCGGCCCCGTACGAGTTCATGTTCAACCTCGGTGAGGGGGAGTACCTCGTCGGGGCCTCCCCGGAGATGTTCGTCCGGGTGAGCGGCGACCGGGTGGAGACCTGCCCCATCGCCGGGACCATCCGGCGCGGCGCGGACGCCCTGGAGGACGCCGAGCAGATCCGCACCATCCTGGTCTCGACCAAGGACGAGTCCGAGCTGACCATGTGCACCGACGTGGACCGCAACGACAAGGCGCGGGTCTGCGTACCCGGCAGCGTCAAGGTGATCGGCCGCCGGCAGATCGAGCTGTACTCGCGGCTGATCCACACCGTCGACCACATCGAGGGCCGGCTGCGCCCCGGCTTCGACGCCCTGGACGCCTTCCTCACCCACATGTGGGCCGTCACCGTCACCGGCGCCCCCAAGACGTGGGCGATGCAGTTCATCGAGGAGCACGAGGACTCCCCGCGCCGCTGGTACGGGGGGGCGGTCGGCTGCCTGGGCTTCGACGGCTCGATGAACACCGGTCTCACCCTGCGCACCGCCCAGATCCGCGACGGCGTCGCCACCGTCCGCGCCGGGGCCACCCTGCTGTACGACTCCGACCCCGACGAGGAGGAGCGCGAGACCCACCTGAAGGCCAGCGCCCTGCTCCGCGCCCTGGCCGGGGACGACGCGCCCGCCCTGGCCGCGGACGACGCGTCCGGGGACCGGCCCGGCGAGGGTCTCAAGGTCGTGCTGGTCGACCATGAGGACTCCTTCGTCAACACCCTGGCCGACTACTTCCGCCAGCAGGGGGCCGAGGTCGTCACGCTGCGGCATGGCTTCCCCGAGCGCCTGCTGGACGAGCTGGCGCCCGACCTGGTGGTCCTGTCGCCCGGCCCCGGCCGCCCGGAGGACTTCGCCACCGCGGCCCTGCTGGACACCCTGGCCGCCCGCGACCTGCCGGTCTTCGGGGTCTGCCTGGGGCTGCAGGCCATGGTGGAGCACGCCGGCGGGGAACTGGCCCTGCTGCCCGAGCCGTGGCACGGCAAGCCGGGCCGGGTCAAGGTCGCCGGGGGCCGCCTGTTCGAGGGCCTGCCCGACGAGTTCACCGCGGCCCGCTACCACTCCCTGCACGCCACGCCCGACCGGGTGCGCGGCTTCCAGGTGACGGCCCTGCTCGACGACGTGGTCATGGCGATCGAGGATCCCGCCGCCCGCCGCTGGGCCGTCCAGTTCCACCCGGAGTCGATCCTCACCGCCCGCGACCGCGCCGGCCACCGCGTCATCGCCAACGTCCTCCGCCTCTGCCGGGAGGCGGGCGTCTGA
- a CDS encoding helix-turn-helix domain-containing protein — protein sequence MTTTSFGDVRPVGEQLRAWRQRRRLSQLELALEADVSTRHLSFVETGRSVPSREMVLRLCEHLDVPLRDRNLLLVSAGYAPVYAETSMEEPRMDSVRAALRQLLTGHEPHPAIVVDRYWNLIDANAAAGLFMEGAAPELLEPPVNALRLSMHPSGLARHIVNLAEWRAHMVDRVRRHVALTADESLAQLYRELRDFPVASDEDAPTPLFPKPTGNEVMVPLRVRMNGRELSFFSMIATFGSPVDITLAELAIESFYPADEETAAFLRERAGW from the coding sequence ATGACGACCACCTCGTTCGGTGACGTGCGGCCCGTGGGGGAGCAACTGCGCGCCTGGCGGCAGCGGCGCAGGCTCAGCCAGCTCGAACTCGCCCTGGAGGCCGACGTGTCGACGCGGCATCTGAGCTTCGTGGAGACCGGCCGTTCCGTGCCGAGCCGCGAGATGGTGCTGCGGCTGTGCGAGCACCTGGACGTGCCGCTGCGGGACCGCAACCTGCTGCTCGTCTCGGCCGGATACGCGCCGGTGTACGCGGAGACCTCGATGGAGGAGCCCCGGATGGACTCCGTGCGGGCGGCGCTGCGCCAGTTGCTCACCGGTCACGAGCCGCACCCGGCGATCGTGGTGGACCGCTACTGGAACCTCATCGACGCCAACGCGGCGGCGGGCCTGTTCATGGAGGGCGCCGCGCCCGAACTGCTGGAGCCGCCGGTCAACGCGCTGCGGCTGAGCATGCACCCGAGCGGGTTGGCCCGGCACATCGTCAACCTGGCCGAGTGGCGGGCCCACATGGTCGACCGGGTGCGGCGGCACGTGGCCCTCACCGCCGACGAGTCGCTGGCCCAGCTCTACCGCGAGCTGCGCGACTTCCCCGTGGCGTCGGACGAGGACGCCCCCACGCCGCTGTTCCCCAAGCCGACCGGCAACGAGGTCATGGTGCCGCTGCGCGTCCGGATGAACGGTCGGGAGCTGTCGTTCTTCAGCATGATCGCGACCTTCGGCTCGCCGGTCGACATCACGCTGGCCGAGCTGGCCATCGAGTCGTTCTACCCGGCCGACGAGGAGACGGCGGCCTTCCTGCGCGAGCGGGCCGGGTGGTGA
- a CDS encoding molybdopterin-containing oxidoreductase family protein, producing MARPLKVLGACPLDCPDTCSWEVTVEDGRATRLRGHREHPFTRGALCTKVNRWLERAHSPDRVLHPLRRTGRKGEGRFARITWDEALDEIADRLGRIVEEHGGEAIWPYWGTGSLGWIQGMNGQAGQRLFNVLGASRHHPSICSIAGGHGLFYATGTSAGIDPETLALSKLIILWGTNTLTSGHHLWKFVQDARRDGARVVAIDPIRTRTARQADEHLAPLPGTDAALALGLMNVIVGLGAEDRAYLAEHTLGWDEFRERVARFPPHRAAEITGVPESAIVALGERIARTRPTAVRTAMGLQRHAGGGAALRTLACLPGVTGDWALPGGGLSYSTDDHFPIDRGALFRDDLRPVRTRRLSMTRLGEGLLDVDDPPVKALFVIAANPAASAPHQSRVRAGLAREDLFTVVMEHFLTDTADHADIVLPATMQHEHADLHNGYGHLYLAWNEPAVAPPGECLSTTETFRRLARRLGLTEPSLYDSDEELAEQALGSGHERLAGITLDRLRKEGFARLAVPTPFTPFAEGFPTPSGRLEFVSRRAAMAGHDPVAGYVPPAEGPDLERARRHPLSLISSASHHFLNTMFADDPELRRRAGGPRVVVHPDDAAALGIVDGQLVRVSNDRGSLDAVAEVNDSVRPGVAATTKGHWPKHSGGANANALVDERDSDMGGGAVYHDTRVRITAR from the coding sequence ATGGCCCGTCCGCTGAAGGTGCTGGGCGCCTGCCCCCTCGACTGCCCGGACACCTGCTCGTGGGAGGTCACCGTCGAGGACGGCCGGGCGACGCGGCTGCGCGGCCATCGGGAGCACCCGTTCACCCGTGGCGCGCTGTGCACCAAGGTCAACCGCTGGCTGGAACGGGCCCACTCCCCCGACCGCGTCCTGCATCCGCTGCGACGGACGGGCCGCAAGGGCGAGGGCCGGTTCGCGCGGATCACCTGGGACGAGGCCCTCGACGAGATCGCCGACCGGCTCGGGCGGATCGTCGAGGAGCACGGCGGCGAGGCGATCTGGCCGTACTGGGGCACCGGCAGCCTCGGCTGGATCCAGGGCATGAACGGGCAGGCGGGTCAGCGCCTGTTCAACGTGCTGGGGGCGTCGCGGCACCATCCCTCGATCTGCTCGATCGCGGGGGGCCACGGGCTGTTCTACGCGACGGGCACCTCGGCGGGCATCGACCCTGAGACGCTCGCGCTGTCCAAACTCATCATCCTGTGGGGCACCAACACCCTCACCAGCGGCCATCACCTGTGGAAGTTCGTCCAGGACGCCCGCCGCGACGGGGCCCGCGTGGTGGCGATCGACCCCATCCGGACCCGTACCGCCCGGCAGGCGGACGAGCACCTCGCGCCCCTGCCCGGGACCGACGCCGCGCTCGCCCTCGGACTGATGAACGTGATCGTGGGGCTCGGCGCCGAGGACCGCGCGTACCTCGCCGAGCACACCCTCGGCTGGGACGAGTTCCGCGAACGCGTCGCGCGGTTCCCCCCGCACCGGGCGGCGGAGATCACCGGCGTTCCCGAGAGCGCCATCGTCGCGCTCGGGGAGCGGATCGCCCGCACCCGGCCCACCGCCGTTCGCACCGCCATGGGCCTGCAGCGGCACGCGGGGGGCGGCGCCGCGCTGCGCACCCTCGCCTGCCTGCCGGGCGTGACCGGCGACTGGGCGCTGCCGGGCGGCGGTCTGTCGTACTCCACCGATGATCACTTCCCGATCGACCGAGGGGCGCTGTTCCGCGACGACCTGCGGCCCGTCCGCACGCGCCGGCTGTCGATGACCCGTCTCGGCGAGGGCCTGCTGGACGTGGACGACCCGCCGGTCAAGGCGCTGTTCGTCATCGCCGCCAACCCGGCCGCGAGCGCGCCCCATCAGTCCAGGGTCCGCGCCGGGCTGGCGCGGGAGGACCTGTTCACCGTCGTGATGGAGCACTTCCTCACCGACACGGCCGACCACGCCGACATCGTCCTGCCCGCCACCATGCAGCACGAGCACGCCGACCTGCACAACGGCTACGGCCACCTCTACCTGGCCTGGAACGAGCCGGCGGTGGCTCCGCCCGGGGAGTGCCTGTCCACCACCGAGACGTTCCGCAGGCTGGCCCGGCGGCTCGGGCTCACCGAGCCGAGCCTGTACGACTCCGACGAGGAGCTGGCCGAGCAGGCGCTCGGCTCAGGCCACGAGCGGCTGGCCGGGATCACCCTCGACCGGCTCCGCAAGGAGGGCTTCGCCCGGCTCGCGGTCCCCACCCCGTTCACGCCGTTCGCCGAGGGCTTCCCGACGCCGTCGGGTCGGCTGGAGTTCGTCTCCCGCCGCGCCGCGATGGCCGGGCACGACCCGGTGGCCGGTTACGTCCCGCCCGCCGAGGGGCCCGACCTCGAACGGGCCCGGCGCCACCCGCTCTCCCTGATCTCCTCCGCGTCCCATCACTTCCTCAACACCATGTTCGCCGACGACCCCGAACTGCGCCGCCGGGCCGGCGGCCCCAGGGTGGTCGTCCACCCGGACGACGCGGCCGCGCTCGGGATCGTCGACGGGCAGTTGGTGCGGGTGTCCAACGACCGCGGCTCCCTCGACGCCGTCGCGGAGGTGAACGACTCCGTCCGCCCGGGGGTGGCGGCCACCACGAAGGGCCATTGGCCGAAGCACTCCGGGGGCGCCAATGCGAACGCGCTCGTCGACGAACGCGATTCCGATATGGGCGGCGGCGCCGTTTACCACGACACCCGCGTCCGCATCACCGCGCGTTGA